The following are encoded together in the Anopheles nili chromosome 3, idAnoNiliSN_F5_01, whole genome shotgun sequence genome:
- the LOC128725939 gene encoding uncharacterized protein LOC128725939 — protein MSDSIWHTVSVRPSQPQLASRTTMRITARTQTFTVVLLCLIAASHVHAWFTYCTPYATYMDTIQTTLQRMANDFGTVYTEDRKEAHRSLGPILDRLQSDKARLKSSKLAMETYVSNKLAHSSVGHDQPGADDVELLKQMFTQLDNENGRVVVETDKLREQHDTRNTEAIELQEQIKLLKTANQQLERSVMLANGTLTRTLATKRNLEGIVSARTNNGTLS, from the coding sequence ATGTCGGACTCAATCTGGCACACAGTTTCAGTTAGACCTTCGCAACCGCAACTAGCATCTCGCACAACGATGAGGATCACCGCTCGGACGCAAACGTTCACCGTGGTGCTTCTGTGCTTAATCGCTGCCTCACACGTGCACGCGTGGTTCACGTACTGTACACCCTATGCCACCTACATGGACACCATCCAAACCACCCTGCAGAGGATGGCTAACGATTTTGGCACCGTTTACACGGAAGATCGCAAGGAAGCCCATCGCTCCCTGGGACCGATACTCGATCGACTGCAGAGTGATAAAGCACGGTTGAAGTCGTCCAAGCTAGCCATGGAAACGTACGTCTCGAACAAACTTGCGCACTCGTCAGTAGGCCACGACCAGCCCGGTGCCGATGATGTGGAACTGCTGAAGCAAATGTTCACCCAGCTGGACAACGAGAATGGGCGCGTTGTGGTGGAGACGGACAAACTTCGCGAGCAGCACGATACCCGCAATACGGAGGCGATTGAGCTGCAGGAACAAATCAAGCTGCTGAAGACGGCGAACCAGCAGCTGGAGCGAAGCGTTATGCTTGCGAATGGAACCCTAACGCGGACGCTCGCCACGAAACGCAATCTCGAGGGTATCGTCAGTGCGCGAACGAATAATGGAACGCTATCGTAG